The following are from one region of the Salmo salar chromosome ssa27, Ssal_v3.1, whole genome shotgun sequence genome:
- the zcchc17 gene encoding zinc finger CCHC domain-containing protein 17 — MADFDHDQQEPAGLDGLPAMYSIVKGEVASVQTYGAFIKIPGYRKQGLVHISELSACRVENVAEVVDVGEQVWIKVIGREMRDDKVKLSFSMKAVNQGTGKDLDPNNVIAEQDERRRRQFKDGTGRRITLEAVLNTTCKKCGCKGHFAKDCFSAPGLQYDLIPEEGDDEPQQLQKEPINPNLIPLAVRKTQPPQDSHKKKKKEKKERREKKGKKKKRKRERKESESDSSSSGPSQAKRGRHDDKEDRKKKKHKKHKSHKHI; from the exons ATGGCAGACTTTGACCATGACCAGCAGGAGCCTGCAGGACTAGATGGCTTGCCAGCCATGTACAGTATTGTGAAGGGAGAGGTGGCTTCTGTACAGACCTACGGAGCCTTCATCAAGATTCCTGGCTACAGGAAGCAGG ggttGGTCCATATCAGTGAGTTGTCAGCCTGTAGGGTTGAGAATGTTGCAGAAGTCGTCGACGTGGGAGAGCAGGTGTGGATCAAGGTCATCGGGAGAGAG ATGCGTGATGACAAGGTGAAGCTCTCCTTCTCAATGAAAGCTGTCAATCAAGGAACAGGGAAAGACCTGGACCCCAACAATGTCATAGCAGA gcaggaTGAGCGGAGGCGTAGACAGTTCAAAGATGGCACAGGACGGAGGATCACATTGGAGGCTGTACTCAACACCACCTGCAAGAAGTGTGGCTGCAAAG gGCACTTTGCTAAGGACTGTTTCTCGGCCCCAGGCCTGCAGTATGATCTGATACCTGAGGAGGGCGATGATGAGCCACAGCAGCTACAGAAAGAACCTATCAACCCCAACCTCATCCCACTAGCAGTCCGCAAAACCCAACCTCCACAGGACTCAcacaagaagaagaaaaaggagaaaaaagagagaagg gagaagaaggggaagaagaagaagaggaagagagagaggaaggagtccGAAAgtgacagcagcagcagtggacCCAGTCAGGCCAAGAGAGGGCGCCATGACGACAAAGAGGACAGAAAGAAGAAGAAACACAAGAAACACAAGTCCCACAAACACATCTGA
- the fabp3 gene encoding fatty acid-binding protein, heart (The RefSeq protein has 1 substitution compared to this genomic sequence) encodes MAEAFAGTWNLKDSKNFDEYMKALGVGFATRQVGGMTKPTTIIEVAGDTVTLKTQSTFKNTEISFKLGEEFDETTADDRKVKSLITIDGGKMVHVQKWDGKETTLVREVSGNALERTLTLGDVVSTRSYVKAE; translated from the exons ATGGCTGAGGCATTCGCAGGCACATGGAACCTGAAGGACAGCAAGAACTTTGATGAATACATGAAGGCTCTGG GTGTGGGCTTTGCGACACGCCAGGTTGGCGGTATGACCAAGCCCACCACCATCATCGAGGTAGCTGGAGACACAGTCACTCTGAAGACACAGAGCACTTTCAAGAACACCGAGATCTCCTTCAAACTAGGAGAAGAGTTCGACGAGACCACCGCTGACGACAGGAAAGTCAAG tcCCTAATAACGATAGACGGTGGTAAGATGGTTCACGTGCAAAAGTGGGACGGCAAGGAGACCACTCTGGTTCGCGAAGTCAGCGGCAACGCCCTCGAACTG ACTCTGACTCTGGGTGACGTCGTCTCCACACGCTCCTACGTCAAGGCCGAGTGA